In Sphingobacterium sp. R2, the genomic stretch GTTCCAATTCCATGGCAGCTTCTTCAACAACACGCAAAGTGGATCCATAGGATACTACCGTGATGTCATGCCCCTCTCTTATACATTCCGCATAGCCAATTGGCACTGTAAATTCACCTACATTCTCAGGCAAGCGTTCTTTAAGACGATACCCATTCAGGCATTCAATAACAATAGCTGGCTCATCTGAGCGGAACAAGGTGTTATACATACCAGCTGCCTGGGTCATATTACGCGGCACGCATACATGTAACCCTCTCAGGGCGCCTAAAATTACCGACATCGGTGATCCGGAGTGCCATATACCTTCTAATCGATGGCCGCGTGTACGAATAATTACTGGTGCTTTTTGCCCAGCAAAGGTACGGTAACTTAAAGTTGCCAAATCGTCACTTGCTACTGTAATGCCGTAAATTAGGTAATCTAAATATTGGATTTCCGCTATCGGACGAAACCCGCGGATTGCCAAACCAAGCCCTTTCCCTATAATCGAATTCTCCCGAATACCAGTATCAAATACACGATGTACGCCAAGTTTTTCCTGTAATCCTGCAAAACCTTGATTTACATCTCCAATTTTACCCACATCCTCTCCGAAAGCCAACAGCCTTTCGTCCCGTCTAAAGTTCTCCTCAAAGCACAAATTGAGGACTTCACGGCCGTCGACAACTTTAGCCTCTTCACTGTACAAAGCAGGAACAATCTTTACATGGGCAGGAGAATCGACACCAGCTGTAAACAACTTAGAGTTATAACGTTTCTTATTAACCTTCTGCTTTTCTTTGTACCAACTTAATAATTGCTGACGTTGCTCACTATGCTGTCCTTTCAGTTCATGCAGCACCTTGCGGACCTGACCGTACACCTCTTTTAAAGAAGGTTCAACCATCGATTGCAATTTTTTGGAAGCAAAATCGGCGCGTTCGTTTGGAATACCCTGAAGTAAATCTATGGCTTCCTTTGCCTCCAGGCTCAACGTTTTGATATAATCAGTCCAGGCTCGCTTCTGTTCTTGACGAACATGATCTTTAGCCTGTTGATCCAGTTGTTCAAGCTCTTCTAAAGTGGCGATTCCCGAACTTATTATCCAGTCTTTCATTTTTGCAATGCAATCGAAGTCAGTCTCCCATTGTAATCTTTCCTTAGATTTATAACGCTCATGTGAACCTGAAGAAGAATGCCCTTGGGGCTGTGTCAGCTCGGTCACGTGGATCAAACAAGGAATATGTTTCTCGCGAGCAATATGGGCAGCCTTTTCATAAGTTTCACATAATCCCGCATAATCCCATCCTCTCACTTTGAATATTTCAATCCCATTGGTCAATTCTTCCTTCTGAAATCCTTGAAGCACTTCTGAAATATCTCCTTTTGTTGTTTGAATTTCGTTAGGTACAGATATACCATATCCGTCATCCCAAATGGAAATCACGGTCGGAATCTGGTGAACCCCTACTGCGTTAATGACTTCGAAAAATACACCTTCAGAAGTAGCAGCATTGCCGATCGAGCAAAATGCAACTTCGTTTCCTTTATTTGAAAAATAAGACAGGTAATCCAAATTTCTATTCTGCTTATACAATTTGGAAGCCAAGCCCAGCCCTAGCAGCCTTGCCATTTGCCCTCCTGTTGTCGAAATATCTGAAAACGAGTTTTTTTGAGTCATTTGGTTCAACCAGTTTCCCTGATCATCCACAACACGTGTCGAAAAATGGCAATTCATTTGTCTTCCTGCAGAAGAAGGATCTGCCTCTACATCGGGGTGGGCATACAGTTGAGAGAAAAAATGGTATACATCACTGATGCCTGAAGCAAATATAAATGTTTGGTCACGGTAATATCCCGATCGCCAATCTCCATTTCTGAAAACTTTAGCCATCGCGATTTGTGCCAATTCTTTTCCATCGCCAAAAATACCAAACTTAGCCTTACCTGTAAGCACTTCTTTACGTCCCAATAAACTTACGTAACGACTTTCCAAGGCAGTTCGATAATCATTCACAATAATCTTTTTGAACTCATCAAAGCTCAAAGTGGAAATAGATTCATTGTTTTGGTCAAATGTAGTATCAAACATATTCTTTTTTGTTTCAACAAATTTAACAAAAATATTATTCTATATAATTGGTGTTTGTCAAATAAATTGACAATCGACAGTCCTTATTTGAAATAGAATATTCTAATTTATCAAATTAGTACTTTTTGATAAAAATTCCTAATTTACATAGATTTTTTAATACCTATAACGACGTAAAATCAGCTTTGTCCTTTTTAATTTCTATTTTTGGATTTTATATTCATTATTTTGAATTTTTCAACACTAAAACTCGATAAATTCCTTAGCGCTAATCTTGAAAAACGAAAGCTTTTTTCGCTTACACCTGTTCAAGAAAGAGCTATACCAGCCATTTTAGAGGGCAGGGATTGTTTAGCGATTGCACCGACCGGAACGGGGAAAACTGAGGCTTACGCGATCCCAATTATTCAACGTTTACAAACTAAAGTTACCGCTGCCCGTCCATCTGTACTTGTACTGCTCCCAACACGGGAACTTTGTATTCAAACCCAACAGCGCATAACGAATTTTATCGAAGGTATGGATTTGATCATCGCCAGCTTTTATGGCGGTGGAACTTATGAAAGTCAATTGGACGTTTATCCTCAAGCGCATATGATCCTTGCGACTCCGGGTCGTTTGCTGGACTTTCTGGATCAGGGAATTATTGATTTAGAGAGGATAGATACCTTGGTGATCGATGAATTCGATCAATTGCTTGATCTCGGTTTTGCGGCGGATATCAACAAAATCATCAATAAATTGCCTGCTGAAAGACAATCTATTTTTAGTTCAGCCACAAAAACCGCCGAAATCGAAAAAATTGTTCGAAAAAAGTTAAACAACCCGGTCGAGATCATTATTGATACAGCCTTAAAAAAAGGTCAAATAGAGGAATCTGTATTTTATGTCGACAAGAATGATAAAAAGAGTTTATTGAGCCATCTGCTTGAAAACAGGATTTCACGACAGGTCATCGTTTTCACGCGAACGGTGCAAGGAGTCGAACGGATTGAAACTGCTTTAAACCGAAATGGTGTTTCTTGTTTGGCTTTGTATGGTGATAAGTCGCAGCAAAAACGAGAAGAGATCATTGCTCAGTTTAGACGAAAAGATATACGTGTTTTAATTGCAACAGACCTCTTGGCACGCGGAGTAGATTTTCCTGATCTGGAAGCGATCATCAATTACGAAGTTCCAGATTCGCCAGAGCTATATACCCATCGGATTGGCCGGACTGGTCGTTCTGACGCTGACGGAAAAGCATTCACGTTTTGCGACGCTGAAGACAACGAAAAATGGATCAAATTGCAACTATCCTTAAAACGGCACATTAGAATTGACGATCAGCACCCTTACTTGCTAAGCTGGGAGAAAATGCTTTCTAGTAGTCAAACCAATCCGCGGAAAGGTTCTTCAAAATCGAGAAAACGTCGTTAATTAATAAATATTCTTTTACTTTTACTTGAAAATCATAAAATCACAATTCGAGATGAATACAATACATTTATTTGATGATAGTAACAACGGAGATGATAACCGTCTAGGAGACCTGGAAAAAACTATCATCGTGAATAGTCTGATGGAGATTCCTTTTGAAGATCGGGATGAGGAATGGCGGGATACATTTTTAAAAAATATTGCTGAATGTACATTAAAATTAGCCGAGACAGAAGTGGTTGTTGGTCCGGACGGATTTCCTTATTTCCAACTCGAAAGCGCTCCAAAAGATCAGAACTTTCAAGCGTTCGTCATCAAAAATCGACTAAAAGATTTTGTGTTACCAAGGGGTTTTGGTATTGCAATTAATACACAGCATGAAAATCCAGATTGGGTGTTCACCTATGGCGATTTGGTCAACTTCTTTCTGAATGAAGAATTTTACACGGATGAGAGCATTTTTTCAAAGAAAAACACACCAACAATTATTGGCAAAGATGAGGAAATATTAGTTGGGCAGCCAGCTGAAACTATTCTTCCACAAACAGTACGTACACAAATACGTGAATTTTTGGATTACCATGGTGTAAAGAATGCTAAAATTATGCTGCTGGCACGTAATTATAAAGATGAGGAAAATGCTACACAAGATTTAGCATTCAATATCGTTGCCAACCAATTTAGCACAGAAAAAGAGTTTACGAACATTATGGAAGCGATAGGCTGGTTCCTTCCTAGACATTATTCGTATATCGGATTGGACGAACTTGCTATTGACAACGGCTTTATGCCACTATAAATAAAAAAACTAAATATATACAAACATAATTAACTCATGTTTCCATTTAACGTAAGAGTGTACGGTATATTGATCAATGAAAAACAAGAGGTGTTGATCAGTGATGAAAGGACGGAAAATGTTTCATTTACCAAATTCCCCGGCGGGGGCTTAGAATATGGAGAAGGTTTATTGGACGCTTTGATCCGGGAGTATCAGGAAGAGTGTAATTTTGAAGTTGCTGTCGTTAAGCACATTTATACTACTGACTTTTATGAGAAATCAAGCTTCAATGATAGTCAGATAATATCCATTTACTATCAGGTTAAGAATACTTCACCAATTCAAATCAGAACTACGAACACCGCTTTCGATTTTGATCCGGATCAAAAACCCGAAGACAATAAACTTCAATCGTTTCGATGGGTGCCAATTGAATCGGTTCTCATTGAAGATCTAACCTTCAAAACAGATCAAATCGCGTGGAAGGAATTCTTGAAAAGGATTAGATAATAATAATTTTTCAATTTTCATGATTTTTATTTGTATTTAAAAAATAAAGATATATCTTTACGTAAACCAATGGAAATGCTTGTTTTTTTTAAAGTATTGACCTCAATAATTACATTTTATTATTTATTTGACATCTCACATGTGATTGGGAATAATGTTGGAAGAGCGTGGGATAAGACAGAAATTGGTTTATTGAATATGTAAATTCCTAGTCCTATAGGGTTTTTAATAGTTAGTGTGATTTTATGGCGATACTCCCCGTATCGCCTTATTTATTAAAGCCCTATTTATACAACCCGCTATTTAAAGGCTACATACGAGGCGAAACATAAATTCTTGTGCAAAACATCCACATTGTTAAAACCAACATCGGTCAATAAATTGAGCTGGTAAACCAGGGATCTCGGCGTATCCTCATGTTTAATATAGTCAAAAACATGATCACGATACTCCTCATCCTTCAATTTAGTTAAATATTCACCATATTTCTCCTTATAAATTAGCTCTTGGAGATAAACGTTATTCTGTTCTATCAAATCAAAAATCCATACACTTCCACCCGATTTTAGCAGACGGAATAACTTTTTAAAAGTGATTAACCAATCCTCGTCATCCCGTAAGTGATGTAAAACCGAAGTAGCAATAATGACATCGAATTTTTCCTCTTCCAAGGAAACTTCCCTAAAGTCTCCCTTTATCAACTGTATTTCTCCTTTTGTCAGCGCACTTACACGCTCTTGTGCTCTATTTAACATGGGTTGACTTAAGTCTACAAGACTAAAATTTGGATTAGATTTCAGTTTTTGTAATAACTTAACATCGTAATTTCCTGCTCCACATCCAATATCCAATATGTTTTTTGCATTTGGATAAACACTTGCAATGGCATCTGTAATCAGCTCCATGTTCCAAACCGCATCAACTGTGGTCGCTTGGCCTGTTTCTAAATTTGAAAAACGTTCTACATCATTGTCAAACCGTGCTTCAATTTCCTGTAAAGTTGCTTTATTCATCTCTAAATTATTGTTTTTTTAATTCGGACTAGCCTCATAGAGCATGACCATATGCAGAATGATTATATTGTGGCCCACCCATTATTTTTTAACAATTTAAAGGTAAGACTAACTGAAATTCATTAAAAATATTTATTTTGTCAAGAATTCATACCAAAAAAGTATCGATGGAAATACGACATCTTATTTATTTCAAAACAGTAGCCGAAGAACTTCATTTTGGCCGAGCAGCAGAACGTCTATTTATGTCCCAACCGCCGTTAAGCCGGCAGATTAAAGACCTTGAAGACGAGTTGGGGGTCATCCTTTTTTTCAGAACCAACAAACGCGTCGAACTAACAGAAGCCGGTAAATACTTTTTGGAGGAGGTTGTGGAAATTCTTCAGAATATAGAGCACAGCAAAACAATCACGAAGCAGATCCACAACAATATTTCTGGAGAATTCAAGTTGGGGTATATTAGTTCAACGCCCAAGAAAATGCTCGCCACAGTATTGAAACACATTCAACAGAAATTTCCATACTTAAGAGTGAGTCTTTTTGAAACGTCGACACACAAACAGAAATTGGCGCTAGAAAATGGTAAACTGGATCTAGGTATAATGCGTTCCCCGATTTATTCGAGTGAATTATTGACCACTCCTCTCTTCGAAGATCCAATGGTAATTGTAGGCCCGACACAGATAGTGTTTAGTGATATTAACTTCTTTAATGAAAGTTTTATCTCTTTCAATCAAAAATATGCGTCCGAATACCATCGCCATGTTATTAATACGTGTAATCGCATGGGGTTCGAACCTAAGATTGTACATCAGAGCAACTCGATATCTTCTATTCTCGAATTAGTTTCACAAGGTCTGGGATTAGCAGTAGTCCCCGCTTCCAGTATCAAACAGTATCCACATTTGAAACTAAAAACTATGAAAATTGAAGACATAGATAGCAAAACAGAAATCATCCTGGTATCCAATAGAAAAAGTAAAAACAGCGCATTAGGCGAATTTATGGATTGTATCCAAAAAGAATACCGTAAATTTAACGCCTCCTAAAGAATTGTTGGATTGATTATTTACATCCCTATCTCTGCTGAATGATCAGTTGCATTAATCGCCCCTTTATTTATCTGAGCTACCTATGGATAAGGTTTACTTCGTATTGAATCAATAATTATTGCTTTTCATTAGAAAAGATTTCCTTACATGCATACGATTACTAAAATCTCAACAAATCAATTGATGAGAAGCCATCTTCTCTTACTCCTTTTCTTAATTACTCAATTGCTTCCGACATTTTTATCTGCGCAGTTCACATCAGTCGAAATAGATCTTACAGAAGTGATGCATCGGTATAAAGCAATTGGTCTCCGCGTCGTCGTTGTCAAAAACATTAAGATTGAGTATCACAAATTATGGATATAAAAATTTTGGAACAGATACTCCGCTTTTAAAAATGACATCTTTAGAATAGCTTCTATTTCAACGTCTTTCACCCAAAGTGGGAATATGGTCTTACAGTCATCAAAAATCGTTGCAATATTCCGAATTGTAAAGAAATTCAACCCCTTAGGAAAAGGTTGTATAAATGTGCTTAATGCCTGTATAAAAGGAAAATAAACATATCAATTAAAATGAGCGAATAAAAAGAGCTGCAAAATGCAGCTCTTTTTATTCGCTCATTTTATCACTTTTAGTTTTTAACCCAATTTACAATTGCTGGATCGAGTGGATTGGTGGCTGAACGGAAACGGTGTGCAAGCTTACCGTGCTCATCGATCAGGAATTTTTCAAAATTCCACTTAATTTCCCCCTTAAAATCGGGATTATCCTGTGCGATTAGATACTTAAATAATGGAGCCATTTGATCACCCTTAACATCCACTTTCTCTGCCATTAGAAAATCAACACCATAATTTTGTTCACAAAACTCTTGAATCTGCGCATTTGAACCTGGCTCTTGTTGTCCGAAATTATTTGCTGGGAACCCTATAATGACCAGCTTATCTCCAAAAGTTTTGTGCAATTCTTGGAGGTCTTTGTACTGTTTTGTAAAACCACATTTAGATGCGGTATTCACAATCAATATTTTTTTACCTTTGAAATCAGACATTTTGACTTCTTTACCGTCAAGCGATGTAAACTTAAAATCATAAAAATTGGGATTGCCAAATAACATTGACATATACACCATAATAGTAGCGATAATCATATTTAATTATTTTAAAGACTTAACAATGAATTACTCTCTCTTTCCAATACGGCGTCGAACAGCTCGTTAATAGGCGATTTTAAAATGGTGCCTACCTTGATCTGATGTGTATCACAGACTTCCCGTAAAATTAGATCAAAACTATATGCAATAGAACCCACAAAGTGACAGTCATATTTATTATAATCTGGATAGGTCAAAATTGATGCCTGAACAAATTCTTCAAATCCGCTCTTAACTAAATCAATAATAAAGGGATGCGTAATATTATCTGACATGAAGGGTGCAAAAGATGCTAGGAATGCATTTGGGCGCTCCTTTTGATACACATTTTTGATGACAATCTCTTTATTGATTCTATACTTGTTCGCAAATTTCTCATTCAGATCCCTGGGCATACGTCCATATAGAAAAAGTCTGACTAAATTTTTCCCGAAGTAAGCTCCAGAACCTTCATCACCTAATACATAGCCATTTCCATTGTGTGAAGGCATCAACTCTTCTCCATCAAAGAAACTGAGATCCGACCCTGTTCCTAAGGTTGCTACATAACCTTTTTTATTGCCGCATGTCGCTAAAGCACTTCCAAAAAGATCATTTTCAACAGAAATATAGGCATTTTCAAATAAGGGGGTCAATGCATTCGATACCATTTCCCTACGATCAGGGGTGATGCATCCCGCACCAAAGAAATACAATTCTGTAACTTCATCAGCATATGGAATAATTTCGGGTATTTCCTTGATAACACGTGTAATTTCCTTTTCATTGACAAAAAAAGGATTAAGTCCATTTGTGCTGAATGAGATAGGCGCACTATCTGGCAATTCCAACTTCCAATCCGACTTTGAAGAGCCGCTATCAACAACTAAGATCATACAAATTCTTGATTATTTTCCCCAATAAACTATTGTATCAAACTTAGCAAAAATTCTGATAAAAAACAGATTTTTTGCGTCTTTCAACAAACCTCATAAATAGGATTTCAGTCAAAAGCACCACGAATAATTGTTCAATTCATACAATATCTTTAACTGAAAAATAGTATATTGGAGAGAATTTCAATATCTCCCTATAGCGTACTATTTTATGCCTATTGCAGTTATTAAAGAACCATTAATATATTTTTTTGTTTGATTAATCATACGATACTTTCTAGCTTTGTGAGCTCATACTAAATTTATTTTTCATGGATAGTGACCATTTAAACATACCCGAAATACATTTTGAAGTAACATTTTCAGAAGTGCAAGCTCATTATATTGAGGTGAAAATGAGCATAACAAATCTCAGCCAGCCTTATGTCGACCTAAAAATGCCGGTATGGTCTCCTGGATCTTATTTAATTCGCGAATACGCTAAAAATGTAGAACGATTCCGATCACTTGACAAAACGGGAAATACAATCAACTATCAAAAAATTTCTAAAAATACCTGGCGAATACCCACAGAATCGTTGGATCAAATTGAAGTAGTCTATGCCGTCTATGGGTTTGAAGCTTCAGTACGTACTAATTTTTTTGATAGCGACCATGCTTTTATTGTACCGCCAGCGACATTCTTCTATATTGATAACCGGATCGACCATCCGACTACAGTCCGCATAAATTTAAAAGATACTTGGACGAGCATATCAACGGGGCTTGAACAAATTGAGGAGCATAAATTTTATGCGCCAAATTTTGATATCTTATACGATAGTCCCATCGAAGTTGGTAATCAGGATATCTGGAAATTTCAGGCTGCGGGTGTCGAACATGAATGTGCCATGGTTGGAGGGGGAAGTTATGATAAAGCAAAATTGACAAAAGACATCACTCGTATTGTTGAAGAAGAAACCCGTATTTGGGGTTCTAACCCGAATAAGCGTTATGTGATTATTACACATAATTATCAGTCTGGAGGTGGCGGGTTAGAACATCTCAATTCCACGGTTTTGGGGGCGTCAAGAAATGCCTATCTTAACGAGACCAGTTACAAAAATTACCTGAGCCTCGTGGCGCATGAGTATTTTCATCTTTGGAATGTAAAACGCTTACGTCCAAAAGCTTTAGGCCCGTTTAATTACGATGCCGAAAACTATACGACGGGACTATGGATTATGGAAGGATTCACTTCGTATTATGATAACCTAATTATTAAACGATGTGGATTCTATAGCGAAAAAGAATACCTCTCTTTGTTAGCTAACGACTTTAATACTATATTGAATCGTCCCGGGCATGCTATACAGTCTGCAGCTGCTTCAAGTTTCGATACTTGGATTAAATATTATAGACCGGATGAAAATTCAATAAATTCAGGTATATCTTACTATAATAAAGGTGCGATGCTGACGGCATTGCTGGATATTAAAATTATTGCAGCTACGGAAGGTAAACTAAAATTGGATGATGTTATTCGCGAAGCTTATGAAGAGTTTTTCCTAAAACTTGATCGAGGATTTGAAGAAAATGAATTTAAAAGTCTTGCTGAACGCATCGCGGGCACTTCCTTAGATGATATTTTCGACGCGGCGCATCAGGATGGCGAACTGGACTATAACGATTATTTCAATCTAGTTGGTTATGAAATTATTGACACAAATCTCAATAACAACGCCTTAACATTAGGGATTACCACAAATAAAGTAGAGGGCTTAATCTTAGTAACAACCGTGGAAAAAGATTCTGGCGCATACGAGGCTGGATTGAATGTCAGAGATGAACTCATTGCAATCAACAACATCAGACTCGATGTTAAAGACAAAGAAATTGATTTCATTGTTCAGCACGCCAAAGAGGGGGAACTATTAAACTTTTTGGTGGCACGGGATGGATTGGTGCGTGAGATACCGGTTCAAATCAGAAAGAATACTAAAAAGATTTATGAGATTCGTCCGCTCAAGGAGCAAACCTTCCTACAGGAATTATTGGGTAAAATCTGGATGGCTTAAAACTGACATATTTCTGTGAAAAAATAATAGCGGAGTTTTCCGCTATTTTTTTTTACATTAAAATTTATACCTTACTGAAAAACCGACCGGGTCAAACAATTTGATACTCGATTCATTTAGAAAATCAAAGTAAGGTTTTACATCCAATGAGATCTGAAACGGTGACTGTGGAACGTTAAATTCAATTCCAACAATACCATCAATACTCAGGTTGAGCTGTGAATCAAATGACTGACGTTTACCATCGAAAATTTTATCTTTCTCTTTAAAAGAACCGACGCTACCGCCAAAACCATAATACCAATTGAATCCGGCAGCCAGCGGTTTATATATTTCATATAAACCTACGACACGAAAACGGCGGAAGTCAGAATTGCTCTGAATACTCATGATACCTTCCAATGCATGATCCGAATTAAGCGTATGACGATAAGTAATTCCCTGAGCAGACCCAAATCGGCCGCCAATAGCGCCTCTATTATCCAATTGAGCGACCGCTCTATTGGATATTGCACCAAACATCAACATCCCACTAACGGCTAAAAATAATTTTTTCATAAAAATCGTACGCTTTTTTGCTTTACTTTTTTTTCAAACATAGAAAAAATGCTTTTTATATGCAATATAATTGCATATCCAGAGGACTATTTATCAGACCTCCTCTTAGAAAGACATTTTAAGTAAAATAAATATTACATCATAGCTATAACGACATAATGTTTGAATTGTTATGAGATTAATCCCAAATTCTCCAACTTTATTTCTGATATTTTTTTTATATTTAAGACAATACAGCATGTAGTAATAACCAATAAACTCAAGTGATATGGGCAGAATTTTTGACTTTATAACTTTATATAAAGAAAATTACGCAAAGGATATTATGGTAGCGGGTCGCGATGGAAATGGCCAATGGAAAACGTATTCTACCAAAGAATACACAGATGCTATAGACTCCTTAAGCAGGGCGCTACTGAAGCTCGGGCTCAAGAAAGGTGAGCGGGTAGGAATTATGTCCGGCAACAGACCTGAATGGAATTTAGTTGATTTTGCCTGCAACCAAATAGGCCTTGCAACCGTACCCCTGTATCCTACCCTATCTGCGCAGGACCTATCATTTATTATAAATGATTCGGATGTAAATGTCCTATTTGTTAGCAACAAGGAGTTAATAGACCGTATCGAACAAGCGATCAACGAGCATGGAATTCACCCAAAATTGTATACTTTTGATACTATCGAAAATTATACGCCTCTAAGAGCATTCATCGAAACTACCAAAGATGACATCACCGATTTAACCCCATTTCGCGATGCTGTAACGGAAGATGATCTGTTAACATTAATCTATACTTCAGGAACCACTGGGCGTCCCAAGGGAGTGTATCTCTCACACAAAAATGTGTACAGTAATGTCTTGGCTTGCAACCACCTGATTCAGCCCGACTTCAAAACGGCATTGAGCTTCCTGCCTTTATGCCATATTTTTGAACGGATGGTAGTCTACATGTATTATTCCAAAGGGATTCAGATTTATTTTTCGGAAAACCTAGACAATGTTGTTGCAGACATCAACGATGTTAAACCAGATGTATTCACCACGGTACCCCGTGTACTGGAAAAAGTATATGATAAGATCATTGAAAAAGGGAAAGCGCTAACGGGGGTAAAAAAGAAAATTTTCTTCTGGGCTGTTAATTTAGGTTTGAAATTTCAAGAACCTGAACATAATGGGGCGCTCTATAATCTTAAACTTGCGATTGCTAGAAAATTGATATTCTCAAAATGGCAAGAAGCGCTTGGAGGAAATATTAAGATTATCGTGTCCGGCGGCGCTGCCCTTCAAGAACGGTTAGCGCGTGTATTTTGGGCGGCTGGACTTAAAGTACTTGAAGGATATGGGCTGACTGAAACTTCTCCCGTAATCGCTGTCAATTCTTACTTACCAAATGGATTGAAATTTGGAACTGTGGGTAAACCTCTGAAAAATTTAGAGGTAAAGATCGCTGTAGACGGAGAAATCCTAGTGAAAGGCCCGAGTATTACCATAGGCTATTACAAAAATGATGATGCTACCAAAGAAGCTTTTGATGATCAAGGATTTTTCAAAACAGGTGATATCGGAGAAATCACAGCCGATGGTTTTCTTAAAATCACCGACCGCAAGAAGGAGATGTTCAAAACTGCCGGAGGCAAATATATCGCTCCACAATCCATTGAAAATAAGCTCATGGAATCCACTTTAATCGGACAAGTGATGGTTTTTGGCGAAAACAGAAAATTTCCTGGAGCTTTAATCGTTCCGGCATTTGATGTGTTGTCCAAATGGGCAAGCCAAAAAGGGATTAACCTATCATCAAATGAAGAACTAATTAAAAACTCAGAGGTAATCCAAAAATATCAGGATGAAATTAACCGGTTATCCACTAATTTTGGACATTGGGAAATTGTTAAGAAATTCATTATACTTCCAAAGGAATGGACAATTAATGACGGTCAATTAACACCAAAATTGAGTTTAAAGCGAAAGATTATTTTAAAAGAGAACGAAACTGCAATCGACAAATTGTATCAGGAACAGAACCAAGAATAACAATTTGCACGATTATTGGGATTGATCACCGTATTATGAAGCACGTTACACTGAGAGATTTATTTACACTCGTTTATTGGAAAGACATTTGGCATGTTTTAGTGGATGCATTTAATGGGTTTAATGATGACAAATGCATGAAGAAGAGTGCTTCACTTGCTTATTACACTGTTTTCTCCATCGGACCACTTCTTATGATCGTGATCTGGTGTATAGGATTCTTTTATGGTGAACATCTTCAAAGCGGATCTTCGGCCCAAGATCAGGTGTTGGAAGAGATCATGGTACTTTTCGGCCAGGATGTTACTACCCAGATCCAGTCTTATCTCCAGAAGATCACATTCGAAAATAAA encodes the following:
- a CDS encoding thiamine pyrophosphate-dependent enzyme — protein: MFDTTFDQNNESISTLSFDEFKKIIVNDYRTALESRYVSLLGRKEVLTGKAKFGIFGDGKELAQIAMAKVFRNGDWRSGYYRDQTFIFASGISDVYHFFSQLYAHPDVEADPSSAGRQMNCHFSTRVVDDQGNWLNQMTQKNSFSDISTTGGQMARLLGLGLASKLYKQNRNLDYLSYFSNKGNEVAFCSIGNAATSEGVFFEVINAVGVHQIPTVISIWDDGYGISVPNEIQTTKGDISEVLQGFQKEELTNGIEIFKVRGWDYAGLCETYEKAAHIAREKHIPCLIHVTELTQPQGHSSSGSHERYKSKERLQWETDFDCIAKMKDWIISSGIATLEELEQLDQQAKDHVRQEQKRAWTDYIKTLSLEAKEAIDLLQGIPNERADFASKKLQSMVEPSLKEVYGQVRKVLHELKGQHSEQRQQLLSWYKEKQKVNKKRYNSKLFTAGVDSPAHVKIVPALYSEEAKVVDGREVLNLCFEENFRRDERLLAFGEDVGKIGDVNQGFAGLQEKLGVHRVFDTGIRENSIIGKGLGLAIRGFRPIAEIQYLDYLIYGITVASDDLATLSYRTFAGQKAPVIIRTRGHRLEGIWHSGSPMSVILGALRGLHVCVPRNMTQAAGMYNTLFRSDEPAIVIECLNGYRLKERLPENVGEFTVPIGYAECIREGHDITVVSYGSTLRVVEEAAMELERLGIFIEIIDAQTLQPFDKGKLCVESLKKTNKLLVVDEDVPGGASAFILQEVLEKQNGYYLLDSQPRTLTAKAHRPPYGSDGDYFSKPSSDDVVEMVYSIMHEANPEKYPSMF
- a CDS encoding DEAD/DEAH box helicase; translated protein: MNFSTLKLDKFLSANLEKRKLFSLTPVQERAIPAILEGRDCLAIAPTGTGKTEAYAIPIIQRLQTKVTAARPSVLVLLPTRELCIQTQQRITNFIEGMDLIIASFYGGGTYESQLDVYPQAHMILATPGRLLDFLDQGIIDLERIDTLVIDEFDQLLDLGFAADINKIINKLPAERQSIFSSATKTAEIEKIVRKKLNNPVEIIIDTALKKGQIEESVFYVDKNDKKSLLSHLLENRISRQVIVFTRTVQGVERIETALNRNGVSCLALYGDKSQQKREEIIAQFRRKDIRVLIATDLLARGVDFPDLEAIINYEVPDSPELYTHRIGRTGRSDADGKAFTFCDAEDNEKWIKLQLSLKRHIRIDDQHPYLLSWEKMLSSSQTNPRKGSSKSRKRR
- a CDS encoding NUDIX domain-containing protein → MFPFNVRVYGILINEKQEVLISDERTENVSFTKFPGGGLEYGEGLLDALIREYQEECNFEVAVVKHIYTTDFYEKSSFNDSQIISIYYQVKNTSPIQIRTTNTAFDFDPDQKPEDNKLQSFRWVPIESVLIEDLTFKTDQIAWKEFLKRIR
- a CDS encoding class I SAM-dependent methyltransferase: MNKATLQEIEARFDNDVERFSNLETGQATTVDAVWNMELITDAIASVYPNAKNILDIGCGAGNYDVKLLQKLKSNPNFSLVDLSQPMLNRAQERVSALTKGEIQLIKGDFREVSLEEEKFDVIIATSVLHHLRDDEDWLITFKKLFRLLKSGGSVWIFDLIEQNNVYLQELIYKEKYGEYLTKLKDEEYRDHVFDYIKHEDTPRSLVYQLNLLTDVGFNNVDVLHKNLCFASYVAFK
- a CDS encoding LysR family transcriptional regulator — protein: MSRIHTKKVSMEIRHLIYFKTVAEELHFGRAAERLFMSQPPLSRQIKDLEDELGVILFFRTNKRVELTEAGKYFLEEVVEILQNIEHSKTITKQIHNNISGEFKLGYISSTPKKMLATVLKHIQQKFPYLRVSLFETSTHKQKLALENGKLDLGIMRSPIYSSELLTTPLFEDPMVIVGPTQIVFSDINFFNESFISFNQKYASEYHRHVINTCNRMGFEPKIVHQSNSISSILELVSQGLGLAVVPASSIKQYPHLKLKTMKIEDIDSKTEIILVSNRKSKNSALGEFMDCIQKEYRKFNAS